Part of the Pseudomonadota bacterium genome is shown below.
TGACGGAAATCAAATTCAGCCGCGATTGCGTCTCTTGATTCGCGTACCTGGTTATATAATCGCGCGCGTATTTTTTTAGCTTCAGGACCTCCCGGGCCGCCGCCCTCTTTTTCAACAGCCAGCTTGCCGGCTAGGAAAAGGTTTTGTAACTCGGTGTCCGCGGCGGTGTAGGTAGCTGCCTGCAGCATCTGAATTTCGGTGGCGGCAATAGCTTGATCATAACTTGCCTGGATCTTTTCCGCGCTTTGTTTGAAGTTGTTTTGTAAGGATCTTTTGCCCGATAAGTAATTAATCCCGACAAAGATAATGTCTGAAGCGAGAAGAATAATGAAGAGCGTAATGAAAATACGAGTTTCTTTTTTCATGATTTCCTGATAATTTCAAACATTCATGCAAAGTTAAAAGTAAATATTCGATTTTGTCTATAGATTGACAAATTTTTATTATTTCTCACAGAGACACAGAGTCACAGAGGGCAAATGACTGGGGTTCTCTGTGACTTTGTGCCTCTGTGAGAGTATTTTTATCTTTTCTGAAAACGTAGTCGAATGTTTACCTTTATAGATTGACAAATTCTTGTAACTATTCGGTAATTTTTTAATTCTCTCGCCAAGTCGCAAAGGCCGCGAAGAGTTCAATTTGCTATATCGTCTATTGTTTTTCTTGGCGCTCTTGGCGACTTGAGAGAGTGAAACGAACGGGCGCGAGACAAAAAAATACCCTGATTAATTGCCGGTTTTCCTTATTTTTCCCAGATTCACAGAGGACAAATGACTGGTTTCTCTGGGTGGTTTTGTGAGCTCAGTGAGAGTATTTTTAACCTTTTTAAAATGAAACCGGATGTTTGCCACCCATCTTCACCCGTTGGGTGTTGTTACTCATCAACGTAAAACCCTGATTATTAAAAGCTAACCGCTAATAGCTCAGCTTAGGGCATTGTTTTAAGCCTATGGCTTCATATTCGCTTCAATGATGCAAAAACTTTAATTCTTAATGTATGGCTGATCCCGCTAAAGGGGACGTTCTTGACTTATTGACTTATTGACTTATAAGTTCATTCAGTCTCATCTTCAATCCTTGATCATCCTGAAGAACCTGATCCCCTCGCGTGACTGCCCGACTTACTCCAGATGGTCCCATAGATAAAAAATTCCCCACGGCAAATCCTTTTTCACCCATCAGTCTGACGGCAATATAACAGAAAAGGGCTCTGGCTTTTGATATGGATGCCACCTTCCTTCGTCTCAGCATTAGATCCGGTTCAACCCCTTCTATCAAGTGGCAAACCATTTCTTGAATTTCAGCCAGGCTCAATCTCGGCGGTGAAATTGTTTTTGGGTCTGCCTCCTCCTGTATAGACTTCACGAAAGATCCACTTCCTAATATGCGGTCATCATAATTTTCAATATCTTCAGGAGAAGCGGAGGCTTCCAGGCTTCTACGTAGATCTCCGCCAACAAATTCAGGACGGTCGGCATGAGAAACACCATCAGCAATAAACCGGCTATAGCTTGCACGGGCAGATGAAAAGTTGCCGCCAAATTGAAACAGCACCTCATCTACATTTTGAGTCGGTAATTTCCCCCTTCCCATTACTACGGAATGGCCGCACCAGGGATAGCTGTCAAGATCCTGCAGGCTTGATACCAGTCTGGCTCGCAAAGGATTAAGATGGATGTAACGAATCAGTTCAAGAAAGTAGGCATCCTTTTCGCAAACAATGGATTTATATCTGTTTTGAAACAGGTGACCACTCCGGTTATGGCGATGATTAAAAAGAGTCGCATAGCCGGTCAAAAGACGTCTCATGAATGTGGAGAGTTTAATCCGCTGACAACAGAGAAGCAGGTGGAAGTGGTTACCTAACAATGCCCAGGCAAAGCAGTCAGTATCGGTTTCTTCGAGTAGGGAAGAAAATCTGTCGAGAAAATCTTTACGATCGATATCGTCAAGGAAAATTCTCCTTTGTTCAATACCGCGTACGATAATATGTTGCAGTAAACCCGGGATATCTATTCTGGCTTTTCTCGGCATAGAAGTGACCTCAGGGCTCTCTCAAAAATAACTTCACATTTTGGTATCTCATCTTCAGGCTGTCTTTGCACGATCCTCAATCTCAAAGTCCTCAAAATAGCTCACTATTCCCGCGGCTTTGCTCAAACGGATAGTTCAAATCAAACCCATTATGTGGGACACCATTTTAACTTTAATGGCAAATTGCAATCCACTTTTTTGGAGATATCTTTTTGGTTCGTAGCCTGTCCTGATGGTGTTCAAATAACCAATTACGCGAACTTATTTTTGAGAGAACCATTGGCAAGAATAATATTATAAGTCAATAAATCAAGAACGTCCCCTGAAAGGGTTTTCCAGTTTGATACCGGAATAAAACTGTCCGGCATTCAAATCTTCAGAATAAATTACATCACAGCCGGCATTCTCCGCGGCGCTGATAATGGTAGCATCCCAGAAGCTGATGGCATATGCCGCCCTGATTTCAATCGCCCGCTTTACCATCGCCGGGGTGATTTGTATTACTTCAAATGATTCCAGCAAACTCAACTGGCGGATTACCACCTCGTGCCTTTGTTTCAGTTTTAAAAGCGCGGCATTGGCGTATTCCTGCAGTACCTGGGTTGAGATAACCCCTCTTTCAGAAGTCATCAGCTGGGAAATGAGCGTTAAAGCCTTATCCTGTTTTTCGAGATCACGGCAGTCATTGGCGTAGATAATCAGATTACTGTCAATAAAATGTTTTTTCATCCCGATCTATTCCAGTCCACATCGTTCGTGCAGCTCATCCCGATTAAAAATAAATGATTTTTCAGACCGTCCCCCCATCGTTTTTGCCAGCCTGACAAATTCTTCAGCATTGGCATCTTTATCCTGATCGCCGCCTATTTTTTGCAAAAATTCACGCACCAGGTTGTTGATGGTTGTATTATGTTCTTTGGCATACTGCCGACTCCGGGCTATGAGCTTTTCATCAGCGGAAAGGGTGATATTCATAAACTCCTCCATAGCATAGCAGATTATTTATAATATGTGTAGCATGTGTTAATATCGCACATTGTAACAGATATTTTTAAAACTTACCAGTGCTGTTTTGCTCCGGCAGCCGATTGCCTCAGTGCCTATCTTCCGATTCCAATTACAACCTCTTTTTCCTCCTTATCTAATTTTGGAATTTTTCCAGATTGTCTTGAGGAAAAAATGCCGGACGGTTCGCGACAATTATCTTGTCCGGTTTTCTCCTTGCGATATTTCCTTAAATTTCGAGAACATCTTCCATCGCCGCTACAAAGCTGGCGTTTTGATCGGGAGGTATTTTCCAATATTTGCTCAGGTGAGGCTTAAGTTCGTTTTTTTTAAAGTGTTACATACTGTCATCGGAGAAACACTTTGTACCATTTTCAGCTCAACCATTTTTTCAGCCAGGAGCCGTATGGTCCACCGTTCCCGCCCTTCTGGTGCCTCTGAGCACGCCAAGGCAAGCAGTTTGGCTTCGAATTCACCACCAAATTGGATTTCACGCGGAGGCTTTTCCCGCTTCTTACGTTCAATGGCAGCAGGTAGACTTTCTTCCACAAAACGTTTTTTTAAATGTTCGAGACTTCGTGATGTTGTTCCTAATGCTTCTGCTACCTGTGTAACGGCCCACTTTGAACCATATTCTCCAGCATCCAACAAGAGCAATGCTCGAGCATATAGTACTGTGCGGGCTGCCCTTTTTCCCTTGCTTGAAATGGCCTCTAAATTTTTTCGCTCTTCTTTTGTCAGAGTTACCCTGTAACGCGGTGCCATATCGTCCTCCTTTTGTTGAGATGGAGACAACTATAGCACGATTTTTATATAATACGAAGATTTAAGTTTTACATTGTACTAGGAAAGAATGAGCTGGTGCTGCGAGAGAAGAAGACCCAGAAGCTTCGCCGGATCACGCTGAACCGATCTGTCCAAGAAGCAATCAAGAATCTCCTGGTTTCAATGTTCGTCCCGGACGACGAAGATTATTTGTTCCTGGGGCTGCGCGGCAATCCCTTCACCGTCCCTACTCTATCCAGGATGGTCAAAGCATGGTGCCAGGCTCTTAATCTGTTAGGTAACTACGGTTCTCACAGCCTGCGGAAAACCTGGGGCTATCATCAAAGAGTAAGTTTTGGCATGGGCCTGCCGGAATTGATGGTCTGTTTCAACCACAGCAGTCAGCGGCAAACCCTGGACTATCTGTGTGTGCAGCCGGAGGAAGTCAGGGATATTTATCTAAATGAGTTGTGATTCATGGAAGATATTGCTTGACTAAATCATATTCAATCACTATGATTAATTGTGAATCACAACATGGAAGGACGCACCCGAAGAGGAGATTCGATATGGCACAGACCGAAACTAAAGTGCTGACCGCACACATTCCGCTACCGTTGGCTGAGAAGGTCGATCAAATAGCAGCACGCTTGGAACGGTCACGAGGTTGGATCATGAAGCAGGCATTATCGGCCTGGATCGACCAAGAGGAAGAACGCAATCGCCTGACGTTTGAAGCATTGGCCGACGTGGACACTGGCCGCGTCATCGACCACCAGGCCGTACAAGCATGGGCCGATAGCCTTGGCACTGATGAACCACTACCGGTACCACGTTGATGGAACTGAAATGGACCAGCAAGGCACTCTCCGATTTAACTCGCCTGTACGAGTTTCTGTCTCCAGTAAACAAGCCGGCGGCTGCACACACCGTTCAAGCCCTCACCGCTGCAGCTACTGTCCTGCAGGCCAACCCACGTATCGGTGCCCGGCTTGATGAATTTGAGCCGCATGAGGTGCGCCGGATCCTCGTGGGATATTATGAGATGCGCTATGAGATTCATGAATCGACAATCTATGTGCTGCGACTGTGGCATACTAGAGAGGATCGTTGACAGCCGCAATCAATGCGGTGGGCAACTACGGTTCCCACAGTAAGAACCTGATCCCCTCGCGTGACTGCCCGACTTACTCCAGATGGTCCCATAGATAAAAAATTCCCCACGGCAAATCCTTTTTCACCCATTAGTCTGACGGCAATATAACAGAAAAGGGCTCTGGCTTTTCTCGGCATAGAAGTGACCTCAGGGCTCTCTCAAAAATAACTTCACATTTTGGCATCTCATCTTCAGGCTGTCTTTGCACAATCCTCAATCTCAAAGTCCTCAAAATAGCTCACTATTCCCGCGGCTTTGCTCAATCGGATCGTACCTGTCTGCCGACAGGCAGGCAAATCAAACCCATTATGTGGGACACCATTTTAACTTTAATGGCAAATTGCAATCCACTTTTTTTGGAGATATCTTCTTGGTTCGCAGCCTGCCCTGATGGTGTCCCAATAACCAATTCCGCGAACTTATTTTTGAGAGAACCATTGGCAAGAATAATATTATAAGTCGATAAGTCAATAAGTCAAGAACGTCCCCTGTGTCACCTGTGTCACTGTGTCAGATTCGAATGAGGGAAACCCTGAAAAACAGAAAAAGGCTAAAATATATATTTTATCTGACGAAAGTTTGAGGAGGTTGTGGCTACCCGGAATATTTTATTACGGCAGGAAGTTTTTGTTTGACTGGGTCTGTTTTGGGCGCGCCAAAGTGAGACGAGGATTGAGAGGAAATAATCATGACCAAAGTGAACAGCAAAGAAGCCCTGAAAGAACTGCTTTTCAATATCCAGCAGAAGGACCTGATCAAGGCCCGGCTGGTAATTGAACATCTCGCCCATATTGACCCAGCGACCCAGAAGCGCATGCTTTTTGAACTCAGTAAAACTGACGATGATTTCGCCATTCCTCTGCTGGTCTACCTGATCCATTGCCATCCGGAGATCACCG
Proteins encoded:
- a CDS encoding PIN domain-containing protein codes for the protein MKKHFIDSNLIIYANDCRDLEKQDKALTLISQLMTSERGVISTQVLQEYANAALLKLKQRHEVVIRQLSLLESFEVIQITPAMVKRAIEIRAAYAISFWDATIISAAENAGCDVIYSEDLNAGQFYSGIKLENPFRGRS
- a CDS encoding type II toxin-antitoxin system RelE/ParE family toxin gives rise to the protein MELKWTSKALSDLTRLYEFLSPVNKPAAAHTVQALTAAATVLQANPRIGARLDEFEPHEVRRILVGYYEMRYEIHESTIYVLRLWHTREDR
- a CDS encoding ribbon-helix-helix domain-containing protein gives rise to the protein MAQTETKVLTAHIPLPLAEKVDQIAARLERSRGWIMKQALSAWIDQEEERNRLTFEALADVDTGRVIDHQAVQAWADSLGTDEPLPVPR
- a CDS encoding DUF6364 family protein translates to MNITLSADEKLIARSRQYAKEHNTTINNLVREFLQKIGGDQDKDANAEEFVRLAKTMGGRSEKSFIFNRDELHERCGLE
- a CDS encoding transposase; this encodes MPRKARIDIPGLLQHIIVRGIEQRRIFLDDIDRKDFLDRFSSLLEETDTDCFAWALLGNHFHLLLCCQRIKLSTFMRRLLTGYATLFNHRHNRSGHLFQNRYKSIVCEKDAYFLELIRYIHLNPLRARLVSSLQDLDSYPWCGHSVVMGRGKLPTQNVDEVLFQFGGNFSSARASYSRFIADGVSHADRPEFVGGDLRRSLEASASPEDIENYDDRILGSGSFVKSIQEEADPKTISPPRLSLAEIQEMVCHLIEGVEPDLMLRRRKVASISKARALFCYIAVRLMGEKGFAVGNFLSMGPSGVSRAVTRGDQVLQDDQGLKMRLNELISQ
- a CDS encoding tyrosine-type recombinase/integrase is translated as MLREKKTQKLRRITLNRSVQEAIKNLLVSMFVPDDEDYLFLGLRGNPFTVPTLSRMVKAWCQALNLLGNYGSHSLRKTWGYHQRVSFGMGLPELMVCFNHSSQRQTLDYLCVQPEEVRDIYLNEL